In Cryptomeria japonica chromosome 1, Sugi_1.0, whole genome shotgun sequence, the sequence tctcttttttttctcacAAATTTAGTTTCATCTTCAAATGGAAATTCCATGAGCACaatgatctattaattaaataatcttcttaggaattcaaaatataaatttttaattttagttgaGTTGATTGACATGGTTAATTCAGTTattgttatagagaagttaataagattacggattatttggcaaatttagtcattgatagcaatgctaatcaacgagaggtgggttttgtggaaattccttctagggtatgggaaggtttgcagcaatagttatgtgattttcttgagtaatgttgatgtaaaattttataatgataattattcctgctttcccctttcatttcaagtattcatgttcgttgcctagaggagagttcgagctcatggtatttgatacaatattgtttttccaaaggttttttgatactttcttttttggcaggaaggtttttggctcatgggatttggcacagggctttggaaaattctgtcttcttccattgatagcagttgtggagtctacatttgaaaattatccaatggagttttttttttttttttttttttttgcaaattgccatatgggctctatgtaaaactgatattatatgtgttgtgaccgcattttgtatgtggttttgggcggggtgtataaactgatctgttagatactataggtttattttatgagttgtgaccggaggttttcttccgagggttctttcctccggtatgctctttgaatcctgtgtaaaaaataaaaaatattaataaaaaagtttaagtggaataatccacttatattgaaaaaaaaaaattagttattgAGTTTTCCTTTAAAGTCTATAAATAAgatcattcattcatcattttcaaatCTCACATTTTTTGGGGAGTCTATTCTATCAAAATTTGAAATCAATCAATGGAATTAAAGTGTTTGATGTAGAAATTTAACACCCACATTCAAAAAGAGAATCAACATCAACACTAATTTTAagattctttttcttttatttttttagtatcttttaatttctcatttcaaattttATTGCTTACAAAATATACAATTAAAATAGAAATCTTAACAAATTTTAACATAACCCTCAAAACTGTAGGTTGTTACAAACTACTTATGAAAACATCATAGTTCACCTTAAAAGAACATAAACCTTTTGACAAACATATCTTGGACAAGTTTAGAAACTTTAATAATTGGTAAAAATTTATAGACGATATCATTCAAtagaaatttttattaaaaaaattagaatGTACTTCACATGGATTAATAGTTAAGCACAAAAATTTAAATTGaatgacatttaaaaaaaattacaatcatAATAATGCAAACAAGAAATTGTACAAATATAGAGCTCAAAACCATTGCAAGAAAGCTTCAAAATATTTCTTTTAATCTGCCTCATTTTTTGGTTTTAATGATTTCAATGTAAATTTCCAAACTTTTTGTGAATTTGTTATGAATGATTTGTTTTGGCCTTGTTTATTTGTACTATGAAATACTAACTATAtgtcttccaatcataaaatcaaatcaataaatatgcATAGGATAACTTGTTAAATAAAACTCTAATGCATGTACTATAGGTGTACAAGAGAACACATTTGTATGGCTATTATTGTGtcctttttaaaacaaaaatatacattatAATATTTCTTTCTAAAAGTAAAACTAAAAATATCTATAATGACGGTTCACGACAAGATAGATCTCACAACTTAATTTTGTAATtacttttttataattttaaaactaaaaataagACCATACTTCTCTTTAAGAATATCTCTGTTGAAACACAATAATTAACAATATCAAATGTGACAAACACctaattgaaaaataattaaagAGATGAACAGCTCAATTTACTTAATGATATCAGATTTGCGCAATCCATGTGGATAAATTACAAAAATGTTTCTCTATTTGATTGTGTCAAAGATTTTTTGTATCAACTTTAAGATCAAAATCTTCTGATgctcacatttttctccttatgTTCTCTTGTATCATCCTCATAATGAATCAAGAGTGTGATTGAAAGGTTGACGCAAAAAATCTTCAATACAATCAAATCCATAAACATTTTTACAATTAACTCAATTTACTTTCAACAGATTTGAAATTTACctaaaactatattaaaaaaaattccttacataaattATCAATTCAATGTTAATCAACAAAAAGTTCACCTGTTATGATCTGTTGACCAATAAGAGTGAAAAAGCAAACGTATGATTactattatttaaaaaaacaatTATTTCATTTTTATGGATGACGTCATCTACAGCCACGCACTGCAAACGAAGACGAAGAAACGAAACGAGAATACCTACCAAACCTGAAAATCGCCTAACACCCGAGAaaaatctcaaatcaattttaAGCAAAGAACAGTAAATGGTTCTCGTGCAAAGCGCAGATGATAATTTGAAATCTATGTCTTTCTACTTGAATTCGTGGGGTTCAATTGCCGGCGGACAATCAAATGTTACGGATGCTTCGGGACGATAAAACGGTACAATTGAATTCCTTGCcatttattttgaattttatttatttttatttcgaaATTTTATGcttaaataaattcattggagaagctGATAAGTAAGGCCTGCTTTGGCCTTGAACTGAAAAAATTCTCTAAGTTTAGTGCTTTGAAATATTTTACTCTGTTCGTTGATTTCTTTTTGAAGTGTGACTTTTTTTGTTCTCGTGAAAAATTTAGTGCGAATTTCTTAGGAATTTTGCCACTTTGATTTCAAAAATTTGTGAATGTTTTGCAAATTCAGTTCCTTGAGTCCGAAATTTTAGATTTGTTTATAACTATGCGGCGGCTTGTCCAAAAATCCTTGCATTTACAGGGATTAAAATCGACTTAGCAAGTCACTTCAATATTTTGGAACTTTCAGGATATTTGCCAGTCAATTATTGTGATTTGAGTGTCTTTTTGAATTTCCTGTGATCATAGCTCTGTTCTTTGTCTAGATTTATCTAATGCTGCTCCGTTACCGAAAATTTTCTTAAATTCATGTTTACTTAATGTTTTTCTTACTTTAAAGGCCTCCAAATCCCCTGAAATAGCCTGATTTTGTGtctatttttgaaaaattaaattaaatgagttTTATGGCGAAGCAATTCTGAAATTAGTGCGCAATATTTTGATTCTATAATTTTTGTTTGTCTAGCGTGTTTAATGAGAGATAATCCAGATATTGTTGAATTAGGAGAGAAATTATTTGATTCTGTAAAATTTGTTTATATAGCGTGTTTAATAAGAGAAAATCCGGGGATTTCTTCTGCACCGATTCATTAATGCCAGGGGTTTTGTCAACACAATTTTACTAGTAGTAATGCGGAGGATTTTACCATTAAAGCCTGCCTCAAGCAATTCTCAAGTGCCAAACTCAAGTTCTGAGTCTGTCCAGAGAGATAAAGGGAAACCTAAACAAAAATCTTCAGGATGTGGCAAGGATGAATCCGGCGTGGTGGATTGTCATGGAAAGGATAACCTGAAAGGGTTGAAGGAGAATTCATTGGGAGCAAAGTTAAGGCGTGAGCATTTATCCCCTGTAAGAAGACCTTTCCCAAGTGGAGAGGAGAATCTTCCCTTCATCAGAGATAGCAAGCCAAAGGTGAATGCAAAACACGTCAGGGAACACATCACTCTTCAGAAAGGTAGTCGACTTTCGACGTCCGGATCATCCATTTTTTCCACTGCCTCTTCATCTCAGAGAAATTTTAAGTCTCCCTGTGATGTTAGAAGTTCTTTCACAGGGGATGGCTACAATTTTCTGCATGGCATTCAATCTGCATCCTGGTAAGTACCAAAACGTAATGAGTACAATCTTATAGTTTTTATTTACATTCTGTCCATGTAATCAATAGTTGGGAGTCGATCAGATAACACGAGATCTTCATCAAATTTGCTCTAGGCAGCTTAGCTTCCATTAGTATCAAATATCTGTCGATGCTTCACATGATATGTAAACTAACATTTTTAATTTTCTAATCCTCTAAACATTTATGCTAATATGTAAGAATGATTTATTGAACATAGCATTTTTATTGTGATTTCTATGATAAGTCTTCTGTTATGAGGTAATTTGCTACCTTGATTAAGGAAAGTATTCTTTACCGGATTCTTTAATAAAATCTATTGAAGAGCTTTTAACTCATTTGTGCAGTTATATGGATCAGCTCTGCTTTAACTTTGGCTACATAGATACACACTAAAATTTCTCTATCACAGCCTTTGTCAGTTGGACTCACCTTTGTATTCTCGGATATGTTGAATTCAATGTTTCTCACTTCGGGTTCTGCAAATAAAAACTCCTCTCTTGTCAAAATGCCCGAAGATGGATTTTATAAATGTCAAGATGTCTCTGAAAGATTTCGATTGGCACCTAGAATATTTTGGATTTCTGTAGTCATATCAGATCCACGTTAGAATTGATCTATGTCATTTTACGGACTTTGTTTGTTTGTAGACATTACTATTGTTTCTTTCCTTCTTTTCATATTGTAGTTCAAGAAGATAAAAGACCAACTCCACTAAGCCATCATCAGAAGATATTTTGCATATGTTTCCTTTAATGACAGGAACCATTTGTTTGCAAATCTTTCACGGTAAAATCAATAGATTGAGAATTCATACTTAAATGGATTCATTCTGTTTCTTACACAACCAAATACCATATGAAACAAACACTTGCTATAAATTAGATATTTGATTATAATTTAATGAACATTTCTTTCTGATTGTGTTTACTTTGGTAAGTCTTCTGTTATGTATATGTTGTAATCTTGTTACCTTCAACAAGGAAGATGTTCTTGTCGCTGTTTTTTTGTTGTCCAGGTGTATGTGCTGTTAATGTGCTTTTAATGGTTTGCTATTACTGTCTACAGACTGCACCCTTATTTTACTGctttgaatataaaaataataataattcttgaCTGAATGCTTTAATAAAATCTATTGAAGGACGTATAATATATATGGATTAGCTTTCCATTAGTGTGCTATCTAAATTCATAATGAACTTTCTGCTATTGAGGGATTGTCCTTACGTGCACGTTAAACAGAGCTGGAGATAGCATGAGTTTTatgatttcttcttttgaattacATCGTAAATTCAGTAGGTAATtcttagaaaaaaaaaaacattgtagtCCTCTTTTAACTAAAAAGGACAATGAATGTATTTTCTGGTTGATTGATCGTTCTAGCTCAGAGGAGTAATTACTTACAACTTATGCTATAAATGTCTCATTGCACATTATAAACGCTGGATTGCATTACGTAGCATTCAGTGATTTCCTTTGATTTAAATAGCATTtaaatttgtaatcatatacttCGACAAATAATGCATCTGAATAAATCTGCAATTTGCAACAGTTTATCCAGAAGCAATTATATATTCAGAATTTCAGACTACTACAGACCGCGGAAGCTTGAAACCTCTAATCATATTCTTGTCTCTACCAGGCCTGAAATGCAATATTTCaattcattttgttttgttttgttgagaATTTGTTTCAGACGTTCTTTGAATGGttgtttgtgtttctttgcatAAGAAAAGCAGGACTCAATTCATACTTTATTTACGTGTTGATAATGGACGCTACTGAAATATTTGTTGTATTGACCTTTTCATGTCCCATTCAAATTGTTGCAAGCAATGCCTATTCCTTTCTCTGAAGGATTTTTTCGGTCATTTCACTTGctttcatgtgtgattgctttTGGTGAATAGAATGGAAACTTTAAATAAATGATCTGATCAGTCTTTTTAAAGAAAATTTAGTGTGTCATATCTGATGAGCTTATCAATGTGGAATATATATAATGTCTTTGCAGTGGAGTTGCATCTGATAGTCATGTTGAAGGAGGGGCCAAGAAACCTGTTAAAAAAAACAGTAAAATACTATGGACAAAGAGATCTGCTAGCACACCGAAGGATCACCCTGACGAAACCAATAAAGCAGAGATTCAAATTTCTCCAAAGAGCAACACCCCCCAAGTCCCAAAGGCTCCCAAGAGGCTCTTCGGTTCTTTTCTAGCCAAGGATTTGAATATTTGTACAAATAGAGACAAGGATAAATCCACTCTAGGTGAGCCACAAGAAAATTCCCGGGATGGGGATGAACCTAATAGAAGTTCAGATCATTCATCTCTTATTATTATTTCAGAAGAGGTTCCTGTGGAAGCCGATAATACTAGAGGTCTTGTAAGGACTCCATCTGTCAGAAGCTTAACAGATTCCAATGAACCTTTCTCAAAGTTAACTGGGAATACTTCTCCAAAGCAGTCAGGGTTGGCTATATTGAGAGGCACATTCTCATCTGCTGGAGAATCTGTTGCCGATAAGCTTTCTTTTAGGTGTCAAAGTGACCAAGCAGCTGCTAAGAACTTGGCAAGAACATTACCAGAAAACTGTAAATCTCATCTAGCCAACACAAATTGCCTTGAGATGAAGAAGCCTTTTGATTGGCAAACTATTACTGAGGACGAAGACAGAGTTCGAGTTGCCACTGAGGTTTCTGTGTCAGCGACCTTGTTTCTGAACACACATAGTTCTTTCAGTGAAGAAGAATCTTCCTCGTTCAATTTTTTAGAGCATTCTCCTATAGGAAGGCAGTCCTTTAGTTCAGAGAACCATTGGACTCCTGGCAACAGTATAACTGGAACTTCTGACACTTCTTCTCAAAGAGGAAGATTTGAAAGATCATTGGCTAATTTGAGTTCGAATAAGGAGGATACTGGTAGGTTTAGAATGTGGTGTGAAGTCTTTCATAAATTTGAAGATGACGATGATAATTTGAAAAAAAGAGCGAGGGAAGCAGAGGAGCAAGCTCAGTTGCTGTCGAAGGAGATGGAATTAATGAAATCATATAGAAGTGGTCCAACCCAAAAAGGAGCTCTTAAGAAGGCAGAAGTGAATGTGGACCTGAAGCAAAAACTTAAAAACTTATGTGAGGAGAAAATGAATTTACTTCTTGAGGTTGCTTCTCAAATAAGGAGTAGGTTGTCAGATAGAGCTGCTGCAAATGAAGCTTTCAAGTTGCTAAGCGGGGAAATAAAAAGTTATGTGAAAATGGCAGAGAAAGAGAAATGTGCAGTGAAGTTGAGTTTGGAAAATGAGCTGGACAGACAGTCTAGGGAGTGGGGAGCTACACTAGAGAAAATCAAATTGAATGAAAAGAAAATGAGGGACAGACTTCGAGATCTTGCAGAGCAGAATGTTGAATTGCAGAGGGAAATTTCATATTTGAGTAACAAGGAAAGTGAATTAAAGAGTCGGTTGAGAGAATCTGAAGTACACACTGATGACTTCAAAACAAGATTAAAGGATGCAGAAAATGAAATTTTAATGCTAAGAAAATCTTTGGAAAAGTCACACAACCAAACAAGAGAAGCAGAGGATGATCAACACTTAATCCGTAGAAGTTATGATCTGAAAGAAAAGGAAAATTATGCTTTGCAGAAATCAATTATAAGACTGCAAAGATTGTGCAAGGATCAGGAAAGAACTATAACTGGGCTATGCAAGGGGCTAAATGATGAAATTGATGATATACCACAGGAAAAGAATGATCACATCACAAAGCTACAAGATGAACTGTTAAGAGTGACTGGCGAAGAGAAGGTTCTTTGCAAGGATTTGAGGAACTGCAGATCTGAAACAGATGCTCTGGGACCCGAAAATGTGTGCATCATAGGGATACAGAAAAGCAAGGAGGAGGATAATGGATGTGATTTAATCAAGGTAGATGAAGAGCTCCGGGCTCGCCTTGATGAGCTGCAGTCACAGGCTTTATCACTACTAGATGAAAATAGTACAATTTGTGCTAAGCTATTAGGAGTTATAAAATACAATATTTACTACAGCGGTGGGCTTGGAACTAATGAAGCAGAAGAAGCAATGGGTGTGTTGAGCATGGAACAGGAGAGAAATATTGTAGTTGAACATGAAATGAATTTGCAAAGATTGAAAAGGAAAGCCGAAACCTTGAGAAAAAGTGTTCATATGGTAAAGGGAATTTTAAGAGAGAAAACCATTATTAGTTGCAACCATACACTTGGTCAAGACATGGACAAGTCAGATATGTTGCAGTCAGAGAATTGTTCTTCAGAGGTAACTGCAATTGTCTTCAATTCATGCATGAAAAATCAATCACTACTGACTTCCCCAAGTCTTCTTATTTATGCATTACCAGTTAGCTTCTTTCAATGCATTGTCGGTAATTTTCTGTGTCTATTTTTCATCTTTTCTTAGACACTGAGGTTCACATACAGATAAACTAGTGTGAATATTAGGCTGACCCCTGATTTGCTGTTCTCTTGATTTACATCCATATGCAACTAACAATTAAGCGTAGACAGTGTATCTAAATTCAGTATCGTAGTAACCGTATCAATTTGCTTTTCTGTCTTACTGTAATCCGAATAGTTTTTCACTGGTATTGTAGGCCAAGGAGCATATCAATGAACTGCAACACGAACTTAAGGCTGAAACTATAATCTCTCGCATTCTACGGG encodes:
- the LOC131031213 gene encoding uncharacterized protein LOC131031213, with translation MRRILPLKPASSNSQVPNSSSESVQRDKGKPKQKSSGCGKDESGVVDCHGKDNLKGLKENSLGAKLRREHLSPVRRPFPSGEENLPFIRDSKPKVNAKHVREHITLQKGSRLSTSGSSIFSTASSSQRNFKSPCDVRSSFTGDGYNFLHGIQSASCGVASDSHVEGGAKKPVKKNSKILWTKRSASTPKDHPDETNKAEIQISPKSNTPQVPKAPKRLFGSFLAKDLNICTNRDKDKSTLGEPQENSRDGDEPNRSSDHSSLIIISEEVPVEADNTRGLVRTPSVRSLTDSNEPFSKLTGNTSPKQSGLAILRGTFSSAGESVADKLSFRCQSDQAAAKNLARTLPENCKSHLANTNCLEMKKPFDWQTITEDEDRVRVATEVSVSATLFLNTHSSFSEEESSSFNFLEHSPIGRQSFSSENHWTPGNSITGTSDTSSQRGRFERSLANLSSNKEDTGRFRMWCEVFHKFEDDDDNLKKRAREAEEQAQLLSKEMELMKSYRSGPTQKGALKKAEVNVDLKQKLKNLCEEKMNLLLEVASQIRSRLSDRAAANEAFKLLSGEIKSYVKMAEKEKCAVKLSLENELDRQSREWGATLEKIKLNEKKMRDRLRDLAEQNVELQREISYLSNKESELKSRLRESEVHTDDFKTRLKDAENEILMLRKSLEKSHNQTREAEDDQHLIRRSYDLKEKENYALQKSIIRLQRLCKDQERTITGLCKGLNDEIDDIPQEKNDHITKLQDELLRVTGEEKVLCKDLRNCRSETDALGPENVCIIGIQKSKEEDNGCDLIKVDEELRARLDELQSQALSLLDENSTICAKLLGVIKYNIYYSGGLGTNEAEEAMGVLSMEQERNIVVEHEMNLQRLKRKAETLRKSVHMVKGILREKTIISCNHTLGQDMDKSDMLQSENCSSEAKEHINELQHELKAETIISRILREKMCSREFEVEQLQEDVAKLKESRKILEAEISRLQDLLSTARHKTRDLEYQLEVEEERNRFLEAGFQRNIQEQAVLREELTNVSKERDAVQQQTERMGWEVMRLNAEREAFQRKLEKLDEELMLKDGQISILRTSLDDCNLSVKS